The Levilactobacillus namurensis genomic interval ACCGACCCCTTCGATCACCCCGGTAAACATGGGCGCGCGGTCCAAGTTTTCCCGGATGATCTCGTGCGTCTTGGCGTTGGTGTAGGTCAACCAGCAGGAGAGTTGGTTCTTCAAGTCCAGGTAGGCGCTGTCGGGCGTGGTGAAGCTAAAGTGGTTCGGCTGTTCATCCCCCGCCTGTTCTTCGGTCTCATCGTAGTGGATGGTGTTGCCATCGACCCGCGGTGGCGTCCCAGTCTTGAACCGTTCCAACTCGAACCCGTACTTCGGCAGGTTCGCCGTCAACTTGTTGGCGGGTTGGGAGTTGTTGGGACCGGACGAATACATCAGTTCACCGATGATGATCTTCCCCCGGGCCGCGGTGCCGGCCGCGATGACCACGGCCTTAGCCCGGTACTGAGCTCCGGTATTGGTGATGACCCCGCGACACTCGTCGCCTTCAACAATCAGGTCGTCCACGATGCCCTGGCGTAACGTCAGGTTGGGTTCGCGTTCGATGGTGTGCTTCATCTCGGCGTGGTAGGCGTGCTTATCCGCTTGCGCCCGTAAGGCCCGCACAGCGGGGCCCTTCCCAGTGTTGAGCATCCGCATCTGGACGTACGTCTTGTCGATGTTCTTACCCATTTCACCGCCCAAGGCGTCGATTTCACGAACCACGATGCCCTTAGCTGGCCCCCCCACGGAAGGGTTACATGGCATAAAGGACACCATGTCCAAGTTGATCGTCATTAACAGGGTCTTGTTCCCCATCCGGGCTGCAGCCAACGCCGCTTCACTACCCGCGTGGCCGGCCCCCACCACGATGACGTCATAGTCGTCGCCGGGGTATTGCTTTACTTCCGTCATACTACTGATTCCCTCCATGCCCGGTCCCAGTTGTCCGGGGCCTAATGGTTATTTTTAAATTGAATTCCTAAATTTAAGCCATCTATTTTAATTATTAATAACAATTAAGTATTAATAATTAAAAATGGCTAGTCTGATTACTTCCCTAAACAGAACTGACTGAACAGCTGGTCCAGTAATTCGTCTTGGTAGCTGTCACCGGTGATTTCGCCTAAGAGGTCCCAGGCGCGGGTCATGTCGATCTGGACCAAGTCCACCGGCATCCCCATCGCGATGCCGTGCATCACGTCGTCCAACGCCGCACTAGCCTGATGCAACAACCCGATGTGCCGAGCGTTGGTGACCATGACCGTCTTCTGGCTGGACTCGATGCCCTCATCGAAGAACAGGTGGGCGATCGTGCTTTCCAACTGGTCCATCCCCGTCTGTTGCAGGATCGACGTCTGGATCAACGGACTGTCGCCAGCCACCGCCTGAACGGCTTTCAGGTCCAGCTTCTGTGGCAGGTCGGTCTTGTTTAGAATCAGGATTCGCTGCGTGTGGCTGGTGGCCGCTAACAGCTCCTGATCCTCGGCGGTCAACGGTTCGCTGGCGTTCAAGACCAGCATCACCAAGTCGGCCGTATCGATGGCCTTGCGTGAGCGTTCGACCCCGATCTTTTCAACCTTATCGGTGGTGTCGCGAATCCCCGCGGTATCAATCAGCTTCAACGGGACCCCCTTAACGTTCACGTACTCTTCGATCACGTCCCGGGTGGTTCCCGCCACGTCGGTCACGATGGCCTTGTCTTCGTGTAACAGGTGGTTCAAGAGGCTACTCTTCCCCACGTTCGGCCGGCCCACGATGGCGGTGGCTAGCCCGTCGCGCAAGACCTTTCCCTGTTTAGCCGTCTGCAGGAGGACCTTAATCTGCTTTTGGACTTCCTGAGCCTTCTCCAACAGCATCTTAGTGGTCATGGTCTCGACGTCGTCGTATTCGGGGTAATCAATGTTGACCTCGACCTGGGCCAACGCATCCAGAATGTCTTGGCGCAAGTGGCGAATCAACTTGGACAGGTCCCCGTCCAACTGGTCCAAGGCGACCTTCATGGACTTATCGGTCTTAGCCCGGATCAGGTCCATCACGGCTTCG includes:
- the mnmE gene encoding tRNA uridine-5-carboxymethylaminomethyl(34) synthesis GTPase MnmE codes for the protein MATTTEFDTIAAISTPPGEGGIAIIRMSGEDVFAVIAKLFKGKDLTKVPSHTINYGHIIDPETHEEVDEVMVSVMRAPKTYTKEDIIEINCHGGIVATNRILQLCLSYGARLAEPGEYTKRAFLNGRIDLSQAEAVMDLIRAKTDKSMKVALDQLDGDLSKLIRHLRQDILDALAQVEVNIDYPEYDDVETMTTKMLLEKAQEVQKQIKVLLQTAKQGKVLRDGLATAIVGRPNVGKSSLLNHLLHEDKAIVTDVAGTTRDVIEEYVNVKGVPLKLIDTAGIRDTTDKVEKIGVERSRKAIDTADLVMLVLNASEPLTAEDQELLAATSHTQRILILNKTDLPQKLDLKAVQAVAGDSPLIQTSILQQTGMDQLESTIAHLFFDEGIESSQKTVMVTNARHIGLLHQASAALDDVMHGIAMGMPVDLVQIDMTRAWDLLGEITGDSYQDELLDQLFSQFCLGK